In Fimbriimonadia bacterium, the genomic window CGGCATTATGAACATCATGCTAGTAAGCGTGAAAGAGCGGACCCGCGAGGTAGGCCTGCGCAAGGCGGTGGGTGCCACTCAGGATGCCATCCTAAGCCAGTTCTTGCTGGAGAGCATCGTACTCTGCCTACTCGGCGGTCTTATCGGCATCGCCGTGGGCGTGGGCGGTGTAAAGCTGATTGCTGGCTTCATCGGCGTTCCACCGGTAGTAGTGGCATCGGGCGTGGTGCTTGCGTTCGGGTTCGCGGCCCTGGTAGGGATCGTCTTCGGGCTGTATCCTGCGTACCTGGCGAGTAAGTTGCAGCCCATCGAGGCGTTGCGAGAGGAGTAGCCGCCAGGTGTGGCAGTAGGCGCGGCCCAAAAAGGAGACTGCGGGGTAGCGGAACCCCCGCAGTCCTCTCCTTTGCGAGTGGAGCATCAGTTGTGCGAGAACGCCTTGGCGGTGGACCTCCCGTTCGACACATCAGTCGTACGCGCCTTGGGAACTGGAGCCTATGTCTTGCCCGGGTTCACTCCACCCCACAACGGCCTGCGGCGACAGCCGCCGAGAGTAATACTACCAGTAGTGTGACAGGCACGCAACCTTCTGTGGGTAGCTATGGGGCCTGCATGCGGAGATTCATAGAAACTTCACTCGCACCTACTGCGCGCCTAACCCTCTCGCATGGGTCGGACACCCACGAAAAGCCACAACGCCCCCGTCCAAAGGACGGAGGCGCGCAGCGGAAGCGTGGTGCTTGCGGTCGGTTTACTTGCGGCGACGGCGAGCCATCAGGCCCACGACACCCACGGCCAGCGCCGCGATCGTGCCGGGCTCGGGAATCAGGTTCCCGTTGATGGTCACCATGTCGAACCGCCAGGTCCCGTTAGGACCGTAGGTGCTAGTCGGTGTGGAAGGAAGGTACCCGCCCGTTCCCGGTGCGAACACTGCAACCACCTTGAAGCCGAAGAGAGGATTGTTGTTGGCGCCGGCGACCGAGGTCAGGTCAACGGTGCGAACGTTGTACCACTTGTCACCGCCCAGGTCGGCCTCGAAGAGCCCACCGAAAGTCCAGGTGGAGCCACCGTCGAGTGTGTACTCGAGCTGCGCGAAGCGCGAGGACGTGTTGCTGTGACGAAGGTCGAAGTTCACCACGATGTCCTGATAGCCGAGCGTCGAGCCGAAGAACGCCACGCCACGCAAGCCGTTCTCCGTACCCTGTGCAGCATAGGTCGTGGTCTGGTAGCCGGAGTTGTCCGACGCCGCCGGGTCGCTCGAACCGACGCCCGAGTTGAAACCAGGGTTGGTCACGCCGCCGAGCAGCGAGATCGACGCCGAGCCGGTGAGGTTGATGTTAGGAACGGTGGTACCCGTGCCGGTGTTGCCGTCCGGCGGGACCGAGTTGAAGTTCCACTGAACGATGGGGGCAGCGTTCGCAGCGACTGCCACAGCTACGATGCCACCCACGAGAGACAATCGGAAGGCCTTCTTCACGTGCATTCTCCTTTGTCCGAAATCCAAACGAGATTTCCAGGGGGCGGCAAAACAGAGCAGATTGGATCTTGTCGGTCGCTGTGAGCGCACGGCCTTGCGCTTCAGCCGGAACTGTACCGGCCTGGTGAAGCCAGGGTCCAGGTACGGGAACCCTCGATGGGGCCTCCAGAAAGACATTAGCGAAAACCTCATAATCCGCTTGCGTAGTGCTCATCGAGCTTCGCAGGCGCAGCGCACTGCGACCTCGAAGGCCTAACTGTGTCGCAAAGGCGGGAAAGGGTCTGTGCGTGGTGAAATCCAGGACTCTAGGCCGCGAACGACGGCTGGAGGCGACGATGAACCTGATTGCCCTCATCCTACTTGCCCAAACAGCGACCCAGAACCCGGTCAGCGCCGAATGGACGCAGAGCGAGCTGCGCGCCCTGGGCCTCGCCCTTCACGCCATCAACATGACGCGGGCCGACCTCGGCTACGACAAACGGCCTTTCAATGACCGATGGCGACTGCCGTGCGTGGACGCCGTGCTGGACGACCCGCTCGCCGCCCCGCGCTACGTCGAGACCATGCGCGCCGCCCTCGAAAGCCCCGCACCCCGCCCATCGGACCTCGCATGGCCCCTCCACAAACTGGACGAGACGCCTCCACCCGGGCCCGAGCGGCTCGACTTCGATCGGGAGCTGATGCAGGTCCCCGCGCCGCTGCGGACCGCCATCCACCCGCTGCTTCGTGCCGTAGCCGAGGCAGACGCCGAGCTAAAGGCCGCCACCGCGCGTCTGAGCGCGGCCGAGCGACAAGAGCTGCTCCGCGGCCTGCCCCATCTCGCCCTCGAGGAAGACGTGCCCGACGCGCGTTTCGACTTCGTGCCCGAAGGCCCCAGAACCGAACCCGAGCGCGTCTGGCTGCTTCTCGAACAGCTCGATGTACGTCGTCTCTGCCGTGCAGCAGACGCCCTACACGCCGTGAGCAGCCCTGCCCTAACTGAACCGCTTCTCGCCCTAGCCCGCGGACCACTAAAGGACTGGAAGCAGACTTTGGTCATCCAACTCCCCATCGGCAAGCTGGTGGTCGCGGGCACGGGTCACGATAGGCACGACCACGGCCCGAACGTGGTAGCACTGATAGACCTCGGCGGGGACGATACCTACGTAGGACGCATCGGTGGGGGCTTGGGCCGACCGGCGTTCTCACTGGACCTCGCGGGCAACGACCGCTACATGCTATCCGATCTCTCTGGCGGCGCGGGCTTCCTGGGCGTCGGACTGTTAGTGGACCTCGCGGGCGACGAAGTGTATGAAGGCGCACACCTCTCCTTGGGTGCCGGGCTGGCGGGCTGCGGAGTGCTGCTGGATCGAGGCGGCAACGACACCTACCGGGGCCGCGCACTCACTCAGGGCTTCGCCATGTTCGGACTCGGCTGGCTCGATGACGGGTCCGGCAGCGATCTGTACGATGCGTGGTTCTTCGCGCAGGGTGCCTCTGCTACCATGGGTGTGGGAGTGATGGCTGACCGCAATGGCAACGATGTGTATCGCGCCGGTGGGTGGATCATGAATGCACCGCTGCTCGAAGCGCAAAAGGTGCACTACAGCTTTGCCCAAGGGTTCTCCACCGGCTTCCGGGAAGACACCGGCGGGCGCTCCGGAGGCTTCGGCATGTTATACGACGCGGCCGGTGACGACACCTATAGCGGGGAGAGCTACTGCCAAGCCGCTAGTTACTGGTTCGCGTTCGGTGCGCTGCTAGACGTCAGCGGGCATGACAGCTACGATAGCTACTACTACTCTCAGTGCTCGCCCATGCACCTATGCATCGCGACGCTGATGGATCTCGCCGGCGACGACTCCTACTCGTGCAAGCTGGGTGCCATGCACGCCATCGGGCACGACTACGCGGTCGCCGTGATGCTCGACAGAAGCGGAAACGACGTGTGTGCGGGTGGTGATAGTCGCCCCGCACTGGGCAACGCGAACGGCGTGGGCATCTACCTGGACGCTGCCGGCAACGACCGGTACCACGGCCCGCCCGGTAACGCCAACGAGGCACGAGGCTCGGGCAGCGTAGGTGTGTTCGTGGATATGGCAGGCCAGGACCGCTACTACGAGAGCTTCGGCGACGGCAAGCTCGAAAGGCGTGGCTCTTGGGCGATCGCGCTGGACTTCGCCGATCCCCTCGAAGGTCAGACAGCTCTCTTCGACATACCCGATGAGCAGCTCGACCGCTCCTTGCAGCCTCTCGCACCAAAACGGACGAAGGCCGCAACGCAGAGGCCTCCGGCACCGCCGTGGGTCCCTAACATCCCGGAGGATCCCGACCTCGAGCCCGTATACCGTGATGCCATGACCTGGGAAGTAGGTACCGCGCGCGACAAAGTGCGCGCGGCCCGACAGCGACTGATCGAAATCGGGATGCCCGCCTGCCGATACATGGTGGACAGGCACATCGGCGACTCGAACCGCCTCGCGGACCGTGCCTTCGAAGAGGTGTTCGGTGCACTGGGTGAGCCCGCACAGCAGCTGCTGGCCGCCCGACTGGACGATCCGCATCCCGAGGTGACGCGCAACGCGCTTCGCATCCTCACCACGCTGAAGTCGCGGCTTCTTGGGCCCCACCTGCCGGCACTTCTGGAGCAGGAGGCGTATCGCAAGTCGGCTATCCGCGCAGCGGGCGCTCTGGCTGTCACCGAGGCGGTTCCGCAGCTCCGTGCCCTGCTCTCAGACGAAGACGAAACGGTCGCTCTTGAAGCTGCCATCGCACTGGGGCAGATCGCCGACCCCAGTGCAGCCGACGACCTGGTGTTCGTCCTGTCCTCCCCCTCCATGCCTTTGCGTGAGGCTGCCGCGACCGCCCTTGCCAGGCTCGGCCCCGCCTCCTTGCCCGCGGTCATAGCAACTCTGGACAGCGAGAACCCCGCCGCTGCTCGCCTCGCCCTCTCCGTCCTGCGCCGAACCAGATACGCCGATGCCGACCGTCATGTGAGCCGCCTGATGGACCACGCGGATTGGGGAGTGCGCCTGGAGTGCGTGGACACCCTGTTCGCACTCGAAAAGGGCGCCTGGGCTCTGACCCACGAGGGCCGTGAGAGCCACCCGCTGGTTCTGGCTCGCCTCCGCACGCTGGATCGCGACCGTCCGAAGGAGCCGCAACCGTGACACACGCCGAGGTCGTTTCTGCTGCCCTGCAATCCGGAGTGGTCTTGCTGGTGTGGATGGCGGTCGCGGTCGTCATTTGGCTGCTCCTCGGATGGACCGCGGCACGACTTCCGGAGCAGTCTTCGACTCGCCAAGCGCTTCTTCGGCTGCGGATGCCCGCGGTCGCGAGTTGTTTGATAGCAGGGCTCCTCTTCGCCTCTGGTTACTGGCCGCTGTCGGAAATCGTGCGAACTCGCGTTAGGCTGGCCGCACTGGTCTGCGCCACCTTCGTCGGTGCCATTGCAGCCGCGCGCATCACCTCGAAGGCACTCGAGTGGTATCTGCAAGTACTCCGAACCGAGCAGCAAGCCACGGCACTGCTGCTCATCCGCAGGCTAGCCTTGACGGCTATCTGGGTCGTGGCGGGCCTGATCGCCTTGGACCTCCTCGGATATCGCGTCGGGCCCCTGATTGCTTCCCTCGGCATCGCAGGTATCGCGGTCGCCGTCAGCATGCAGGACATGCTTTCGGGCCTGTTCGCCGGCCTTTACCTGGCACTCGCCCGCCCCTTCGTCCTGAACGAGTACATCCGCGTGGACGGCGGCGCCGAAGGGTTCGTCGAGCAGATAGGGCTCCGCAACACCATTCTGCGCTCCCGCTTCGGCGAACAACGTATCATCCTTCCCAACGTCAATCTAATCCGTTCCGTGGTTACGGCACTCCCTAGTACTGTGCACGAGGTGACGATTCGTGCTAGGGCCGCTGCGACCACGGACGTCGCTACGCTCCAACAAGCCTGCCTAGCCGCTGCCCAATCTACTGCAGGCGCCGACCCTACCTCTCGGCCGGTCTTCCGCGTGGTAGACCTACCTGCCGGCACTCTGGAGTTCACCCTCACCGCCCGCTTCTGCGAACCTGAGGACGTTTCTCTGCTCGAACACCGTCTCCGCTGCTCGTTACATACCACCCTCAGGGCCCACTCCATCACGCTGGCTTGACGGTAACCTCGTGTTACCACCTACCGTGCCTCTACCGCGTGCGGCAGAGGCGTCTCGACGATTTCGCCCCATCTGGGAAGTGCCGAGTGTCTCACTCTACGACGAAAAGGAGATCCTCTTTTTGCCGCTCCGGTGGCATGCAAGTGGACTCGCTGCACAGCTGATACTTTGCCACCACACGCCCAGCGTACTCGCCTGGTGCAACGCCCTCCGGCGGCACGACATGCAAGGGGATCTCGACCGATCCATGGTAGAAGGGTGCGTCACCGCTCTCGAAAATCGGATCCGGCATGCGTGCGTTCCACTGCCATCCGCTCGGCAGGTCCTCCAGTTGTACGGTCAACCACCCAGCCGGAGCAGGCTCCCCTGCCGCATACACCCTCCAACCCATTGGCAGGGTTAGCACTACAGGCACACGCGCTAGACGATCTACTACTACCACCCGCTGAGGCACGGTCAACTGCACTCTCGGAATCTGCGGTACCAGGCTCTGGCTCGCTCTCAGCAAGGTCGTACCGAACGATGGCGCGTCCCGCAACATCGCACCGAAAGAGCGCACCGTGTGATGTGCATACACTCTCCACCGTGTCTCACCCGTCGCGTCTGCCAGCCGTGTTAGTGCGAGTGCAGCCACGGCATTCCCACTCGGCTCGGCATTGTCCTCCGCCGTCTTCAGTCGTGCTACGTGCTCGCCCGTGTCCGAGTAGTCGAAGAAGCCACCTTGCTCGTCGTCCCAAAATCGCTCCACCATCCGCTGTGCAATCCACTTACACTGCGCCAGATACTCGTCGTTCTCGCAGGCAGCAGAGAACGACAAGAGCGCCTGCAAGAGAAACGCATAATCTGCAAGGAAGCCCTCCCCGCTGACACGTCCTTCCCTCCAAGATCGGTGCAGCACTCCCTCTCGAACCATCTCACTCAGAACGAACTCCACTGATTTTTCAGCAGCATTCAGCGCCTCCGGATATTCGAACACCTCCGCCGCACGGCACAGCCCCTCGATCATGAGTGCGTTCCAGCCCGATAGCACCTTGTCATCAGTAGCAGGCCGTGGGCGGGCGGCGCGGTACGCAAAAAGTGCCTCCAGCGAATCACGCATTGCGCCTACGGGCAATCCCTCGTCCACCAAGCTGAGTACCGAGCGACCGTGCTCGAAGTTGCCCCGTTCGGTGACCCCGTAGGCTTGCATGAAACCCTCGGCCTCACCACCCAACACCGAGCGGATCTCGTCGGCAGAAAACACGTAGAACTTGCCCTCCTCCCCCTCGCTATCCGCATCGAGACTGGAGAAGAACCCCCCGTTCACGTGCCGCAGCTCGCGCAGCACGAAGCCCACGATGCCCAGTGCCGCCTCGCGATAGTCGGGGTCCGGCTGGAGCGTGTACGCATCCGAGTACACTTCCAGGAGCTGCGCCTGGTCGTACAGCATCTTCTCGAAATGCGGCACCAGCCACTGCCGGTCGGTGGAATAGCGGAAGAAACCACCACCAACGTGATCGTGTATGCCTCCCCGGGCCATCGCCTTGAGCGTCCCGTGCAGCATGCTCGCTGCCCGCACGTCCCCTCCTCGGGCCGCGTCGCACAGCATGCGCAGAACCGGTGCCATAGGGAACTTGGGCTGAAGGGAGAACCCGCCGCGCTCCTCGTCGAAGCGTCCGGCCAAAGAGCGAATTGCCTGATCCGTGGCGTCCGAGGGCACGAGAACGCTTCCCCTGCTGCCCGCATGCGTGCGTAGTGCCGCGGACACCTGCATCGCCTGAGCAATCAACTGAGCGCGTGCACTCCTCCAACCTCGGGATAGCTGCGCCAGCAGGTGGAGAAACGCCTCCTCCGAGAAGTACCTTCCTGCCGCCAGGATCGGGTCCAGATTCGGCGTCAGGAACGCCGATAGCGGCCAGCCTCCCCCACCCGTCATGAGCTGCGCCGCGAGCATGTATTGCGCGTCTATGTCCGGCCGCTCTTCGCGGTCCACCTTGATCGAGACGAAATCCTTGGCCAACGCTGCCGCCACCGACTCCTTCTCGAACACCTCGCGCTCCATTACGTGGCACCAGTGGCATGCGGCATAGCCCACCGAGAGGAAGATCAGTTTGTCCTCCGCTCGAGCTTTGGCCAGTGCCTCCGGACCCCAAGGATGCCAGTCCACAGGGTTGTATGCGTGCTGCAGCAGATAGGGGCTGGTGGAGTCGATCAGCCGGTTCGGCCGCCTTGCACCCGCGGGCATGTTCATGGTTTCTCCTCCGAGAACGATCCGATCAACTTCAGCGGACGAACCTGAACTTTATCAGCGTCCAGATGGCGATCACCCCGTCCCACCACCGGATCTTCTTGCCCGCAGACTTGCTTCTGGGCACGTACCTTATCGGCTTCTCCGCAATTCGATACCCCGCCCGCAGGGCTTTTGCCGTAACTTCCGGGCAGAACTCGAAGCGCCGGCTCGTCAGCTTCATATTGAGTAGAACGTCGGTTCGAAACGCCTTGTAGCAAGTGGCCTCATCGGAGAGCCGGTGGCCGTAGAGAATAGTGACCATGCTTGCGAGGATTCGGTTGATCACCCGATTTGCGAAGGCCATCCCCGGCGGAAAGCCGTGGTGAAATCGGTTTCCGTATACCACCGCCTCCCGACCCTCGAGAATGTCGCCGACCAAAGCCGGAATGTCCTCCGGGTCGTACTCGAGGTCTGCGTCCTGAATGATAACGGCCTTCCCGCGTGCATGGGGAAGTGCGGCACGGATTGCGACGCCTTTCCCCTCGTTTCGAGCCAGGCGGATCACCCGAACGCGATCACTCGCGAGCTGTTCGGCCTCCCCGCTCGTTCCGTCGGTCGAACCATCGTCAACCAACAGGATCTCCTTCTCGAAGGGCGCCGCTTCGACGCGCCGTATCACCTCGCGAATCGTCGCGGCTTCGTTGTATACGGGGATGATAACGGTGACCAGGTCACCGGCGTCGCTGATCCCGGTCTTCAAGGCGGCTCATTATGGCACGCACCCTACCCTTAGTTTGCCCCGGATCGACCAGCATCGGATGCACACGCTGCAGTCGGGCCCCGAGGGTGGAAAGTCTGTGGAGAACGGGGGGGAGTCGATGTGAAGTTTGGTGAGGCTAAGTGTCCGGTGTGAAAAACCTCGCTTTTTTCCACACCCGAATTCCACTTTTCCACACTATCCCTAACACTTCGCTCACAGAACAGCGTCCAACCTCTGGCCCGAGTACCTTGCGCAAATCGCTGCGGATTCCCCACCATCCCTGCACGAATACCCTCCCTTTCATCATAAAAGAATCTGAATCCTGAAGCTGTTTCATAATGAATTAGGAGGGTGTGAGAAGAACGTCGTGCGCCTTATCGAGATAACCTTGGAGAGCTTTCGGAGCTATGCTTCCATTCGTTTCTGTCCTTCGACCAGCGTCACGATTCTGTACGGCGAAAACGGGGTAGGCAAAACCAACCTTTTGGAAGCCGTTCACTTCCTTTCTACAGCTCGGGGGTTTCGTAGTGGCCGGGACGGAGAGATAATCCGCTGGGATGCTCCATTCTGCCGTGTTGAGGGCCAAGTTCAGCGAAACGACGGATACCGAACCATCTCCATCCGATTCGAACCGGGCTCCCGTAAACGCGCGGCTATCGACGGCGCATCGGTTGCACGAGTAGCCGAAGCCATTGGCTGCCTGCACGTCGTAGACTTCAGCTCACGGGATCTCTCGATCATCCGAGGGGAACCGTCACGAAGGCGTGACTTCATGGACGTGGAGCTGGCTCAGCAGAGCTCCAGCTACGGGATGGACCTCGCTCGCTACAAACGCTCTCTGGCGCACAGAAATGCGCTCCTGGCCGAGATGGCAAGCGGTTCGGCATCTGCAGACCTGGCGGTGTGGGATGAGCAGCTGGCTCGCTTCGGAGAGCCCATCGTGCGGGCCAGGCAGGAGTGGCTCGAGGCCGTTGCGCCCATTGCGAGCGAAACGCACTCGTATCTATCCGGTAACGGAGAAAGCCTAGCCTGTAGCTATCGTCCGGACACACCGCCGGGGAAGCTGCTGGAGGCCCTCGCGAACTCTCGCAGGCAGGACCTTTCGCGTGGAACCACTTCGCGCGGTCCCCATCGGGACGACGTCGAGATCCTGGTTTCCGGTCGAGGCGCCAGACAGTTCGCTTCTCAAGGCCAGCAGCGGACGGCGGCACTCGCACTAAAAGTGGCCCAAGCGCAGGTAGCCGAGCGGAGAATGGGTGAAGCCCCAGTGCTGCTTCTGGACGACGTGCTCTCCGACCTCGATGAGGCTAGGCGGAACCGTTTACTCGAATACTGCCTAAGCGGATCCCAGATGATCATGACCTGTACAGATACCCACCATCTCGCCGCTTCTCTTATCGCAAATGCGAAACTGGTGCAGGTCTCGAACTCCCGACTTGTCGAAGAGGAATAGGCGATGCGGCCTCTGAACGACGCACTTCCGCAGGCAATACGCGGGATGGGCCTGGAGCGTCAGGTGCGTGCCCGCGCAGTAGTTGCCAAGTGGCGAACCGCAGTGGGAGAGGTACTGGCACGTGTTTCAGAGGCCACCTTCCTTCGCTCCGGCATCCTTTGGGTTACGGTTACGGACAGCGTTTGGCAGCAAGAACTGAACATGCGCAAAGAGCTGATCATCGCTCGACTTAATGAAGCTCTTGGCGCGGAACTTGTACAAGACATCCGGTTCCGGCCAGGTGCTGTAAGCGCACCGGCACCCAGAGGGGAACCGGTGGAGGAGCCGTGGAGACCGTTCGCACGATCGGCTGCGCAGAGAGAGTGGCAAGAGACGGTCGAGAACCTTCGCAACTGCGTAATCGAGAGACAGCGGGCGATGGAAGAACGGGGCAGTCCCATCTGCCCGCACTGCCGCAGACGGTTCGAAGGGGATCCAGGCCCCTGCCCGATCTGTCGCGTGAAGTAGGATGTTCGGCCTGCTGCGCGGCAGACCGTTGCTCCAAGCTATCCTAGCGATCCTCATCGGTGCGGCTGCGTATCCTGGCCTTGGCTGGTGTGTGGTGGCCACTGCAGGGGCATTGGCAGTGGTGGCGTTGTGTACCCGTAGGACCTGGCTTGCACAACTCTGCGTGTGCGCCGTCGCCGGCGGGCTTTATGCGGGAACGAGAGCAGTGGGAGCCGATAGGCTTATCCCATTGGAAGGTAGCGAAGCGAAGGCCGAGGTGGTCGCGCGTGTTCTCACCATACCCGCGACCCGGACACGATTCACATCCCTAATCGTGTCCGTAGAGGAAGGCCCGCTGCCTCAGGGGACTCGTGTGCTTGTAAGTACCGGTCCGGGCTTCTTCGCGCTTCCGGGCGAGATGCTGCGTCTCGAAGGCCGGATCAAGCCCGCAGATGGCCGCTACTGGCGAAGGCAGGGGGTGGCCGCGTGGATGAGCGCGGCCCGCGACTCCATCCAACGCGTTGCGCCAACCAACCGCCCCGTGGCGGCTGCGATTGCGAGCCTTCGCTGGTCTGCCGAGCGCAGTTACCTTCGCCAGATGTCGCCCGAGTCGGCCGCAATGACCATCGGCATAGTGTTCGGTGACGATGGCCGCGTGTCGCAGGAGACGCGCGAGGCGATGAAGCGGGCGGGCACGTATCACCTTCTGGCGGCTTCGGGGCTGAACGTAGCGGTGGTCGGAGGCCTTCTACTCGGCATCTTCAACCGTCTGCGCGTTCCTAGGCGAGGGGCGATCCTCTCTGCCATGCTCGGCATCGCGGCCTACACTTTTGCCGCAGGGGGCACGCCGCCTACGGTGCGCGCTGCAGTAGCACTATGTGTGTATCTTGCCGGGGCGGCACTTCGGCGACAGCCCGATGCCTTGACCGCGCTAGCAGTTGGCGCAGCGTACTCCTTCGTGGTGGACCCGGGTGTGCTGCGAGACCCAGGGTTTCAGCTCTCGTACTTGGTCGCCGGCGCTTTGATCG contains:
- a CDS encoding PEP-CTERM sorting domain-containing protein, with the protein product MHVKKAFRLSLVGGIVAVAVAANAAPIVQWNFNSVPPDGNTGTGTTVPNINLTGSASISLLGGVTNPGFNSGVGSSDPAASDNSGYQTTTYAAQGTENGLRGVAFFGSTLGYQDIVVNFDLRHSNTSSRFAQLEYTLDGGSTWTFGGLFEADLGGDKWYNVRTVDLTSVAGANNNPLFGFKVVAVFAPGTGGYLPSTPTSTYGPNGTWRFDMVTINGNLIPEPGTIAALAVGVVGLMARRRRK
- a CDS encoding HEAT repeat domain-containing protein; the encoded protein is MNLIALILLAQTATQNPVSAEWTQSELRALGLALHAINMTRADLGYDKRPFNDRWRLPCVDAVLDDPLAAPRYVETMRAALESPAPRPSDLAWPLHKLDETPPPGPERLDFDRELMQVPAPLRTAIHPLLRAVAEADAELKAATARLSAAERQELLRGLPHLALEEDVPDARFDFVPEGPRTEPERVWLLLEQLDVRRLCRAADALHAVSSPALTEPLLALARGPLKDWKQTLVIQLPIGKLVVAGTGHDRHDHGPNVVALIDLGGDDTYVGRIGGGLGRPAFSLDLAGNDRYMLSDLSGGAGFLGVGLLVDLAGDEVYEGAHLSLGAGLAGCGVLLDRGGNDTYRGRALTQGFAMFGLGWLDDGSGSDLYDAWFFAQGASATMGVGVMADRNGNDVYRAGGWIMNAPLLEAQKVHYSFAQGFSTGFREDTGGRSGGFGMLYDAAGDDTYSGESYCQAASYWFAFGALLDVSGHDSYDSYYYSQCSPMHLCIATLMDLAGDDSYSCKLGAMHAIGHDYAVAVMLDRSGNDVCAGGDSRPALGNANGVGIYLDAAGNDRYHGPPGNANEARGSGSVGVFVDMAGQDRYYESFGDGKLERRGSWAIALDFADPLEGQTALFDIPDEQLDRSLQPLAPKRTKAATQRPPAPPWVPNIPEDPDLEPVYRDAMTWEVGTARDKVRAARQRLIEIGMPACRYMVDRHIGDSNRLADRAFEEVFGALGEPAQQLLAARLDDPHPEVTRNALRILTTLKSRLLGPHLPALLEQEAYRKSAIRAAGALAVTEAVPQLRALLSDEDETVALEAAIALGQIADPSAADDLVFVLSSPSMPLREAAATALARLGPASLPAVIATLDSENPAAARLALSVLRRTRYADADRHVSRLMDHADWGVRLECVDTLFALEKGAWALTHEGRESHPLVLARLRTLDRDRPKEPQP
- a CDS encoding mechanosensitive ion channel family protein codes for the protein MTHAEVVSAALQSGVVLLVWMAVAVVIWLLLGWTAARLPEQSSTRQALLRLRMPAVASCLIAGLLFASGYWPLSEIVRTRVRLAALVCATFVGAIAAARITSKALEWYLQVLRTEQQATALLLIRRLALTAIWVVAGLIALDLLGYRVGPLIASLGIAGIAVAVSMQDMLSGLFAGLYLALARPFVLNEYIRVDGGAEGFVEQIGLRNTILRSRFGEQRIILPNVNLIRSVVTALPSTVHEVTIRARAAATTDVATLQQACLAAAQSTAGADPTSRPVFRVVDLPAGTLEFTLTARFCEPEDVSLLEHRLRCSLHTTLRAHSITLA
- a CDS encoding DUF255 domain-containing protein gives rise to the protein MNMPAGARRPNRLIDSTSPYLLQHAYNPVDWHPWGPEALAKARAEDKLIFLSVGYAACHWCHVMEREVFEKESVAAALAKDFVSIKVDREERPDIDAQYMLAAQLMTGGGGWPLSAFLTPNLDPILAAGRYFSEEAFLHLLAQLSRGWRSARAQLIAQAMQVSAALRTHAGSRGSVLVPSDATDQAIRSLAGRFDEERGGFSLQPKFPMAPVLRMLCDAARGGDVRAASMLHGTLKAMARGGIHDHVGGGFFRYSTDRQWLVPHFEKMLYDQAQLLEVYSDAYTLQPDPDYREAALGIVGFVLRELRHVNGGFFSSLDADSEGEEGKFYVFSADEIRSVLGGEAEGFMQAYGVTERGNFEHGRSVLSLVDEGLPVGAMRDSLEALFAYRAARPRPATDDKVLSGWNALMIEGLCRAAEVFEYPEALNAAEKSVEFVLSEMVREGVLHRSWREGRVSGEGFLADYAFLLQALLSFSAACENDEYLAQCKWIAQRMVERFWDDEQGGFFDYSDTGEHVARLKTAEDNAEPSGNAVAALALTRLADATGETRWRVYAHHTVRSFGAMLRDAPSFGTTLLRASQSLVPQIPRVQLTVPQRVVVVDRLARVPVVLTLPMGWRVYAAGEPAPAGWLTVQLEDLPSGWQWNARMPDPIFESGDAPFYHGSVEIPLHVVPPEGVAPGEYAGRVVAKYQLCSESTCMPPERQKEDLLFVVE
- a CDS encoding glycosyltransferase family 2 protein translates to MVTVIIPVYNEAATIREVIRRVEAAPFEKEILLVDDGSTDGTSGEAEQLASDRVRVIRLARNEGKGVAIRAALPHARGKAVIIQDADLEYDPEDIPALVGDILEGREAVVYGNRFHHGFPPGMAFANRVINRILASMVTILYGHRLSDEATCYKAFRTDVLLNMKLTSRRFEFCPEVTAKALRAGYRIAEKPIRYVPRSKSAGKKIRWWDGVIAIWTLIKFRFVR
- the recF gene encoding DNA replication/repair protein RecF codes for the protein MRLIEITLESFRSYASIRFCPSTSVTILYGENGVGKTNLLEAVHFLSTARGFRSGRDGEIIRWDAPFCRVEGQVQRNDGYRTISIRFEPGSRKRAAIDGASVARVAEAIGCLHVVDFSSRDLSIIRGEPSRRRDFMDVELAQQSSSYGMDLARYKRSLAHRNALLAEMASGSASADLAVWDEQLARFGEPIVRARQEWLEAVAPIASETHSYLSGNGESLACSYRPDTPPGKLLEALANSRRQDLSRGTTSRGPHRDDVEILVSGRGARQFASQGQQRTAALALKVAQAQVAERRMGEAPVLLLDDVLSDLDEARRNRLLEYCLSGSQMIMTCTDTHHLAASLIANAKLVQVSNSRLVEEE
- a CDS encoding DUF721 domain-containing protein; the protein is MRPLNDALPQAIRGMGLERQVRARAVVAKWRTAVGEVLARVSEATFLRSGILWVTVTDSVWQQELNMRKELIIARLNEALGAELVQDIRFRPGAVSAPAPRGEPVEEPWRPFARSAAQREWQETVENLRNCVIERQRAMEERGSPICPHCRRRFEGDPGPCPICRVK
- a CDS encoding ComEC/Rec2 family competence protein; amino-acid sequence: MFGLLRGRPLLQAILAILIGAAAYPGLGWCVVATAGALAVVALCTRRTWLAQLCVCAVAGGLYAGTRAVGADRLIPLEGSEAKAEVVARVLTIPATRTRFTSLIVSVEEGPLPQGTRVLVSTGPGFFALPGEMLRLEGRIKPADGRYWRRQGVAAWMSAARDSIQRVAPTNRPVAAAIASLRWSAERSYLRQMSPESAAMTIGIVFGDDGRVSQETREAMKRAGTYHLLAASGLNVAVVGGLLLGIFNRLRVPRRGAILSAMLGIAAYTFAAGGTPPTVRAAVALCVYLAGAALRRQPDALTALAVGAAYSFVVDPGVLRDPGFQLSYLVAGALIVWCPPGFRWLNATLPGRRERLLRQTLLWVIAGAMASVVASLAATPLLAFYFQSVPLLGPATNMVCVPLAAPILWGGLLGPAGAFIPGWEALWLRGLAAPCADWLTQIGSTVGGLSWSATAVPEFSERMLWLFFLVFFGVAREWRCDVR